In the Flavobacterium acetivorans genome, one interval contains:
- a CDS encoding phosphoglycerate kinase: MKTLNNFDFKNKKAIIRVDFNVPLDENFNVTDATRIEAAKPTIDAILAQGGSVILMSHLGRPKGVEEKYSLKHILKTTSEVLGVPVQFASNCVGQEAATAAANLKSGEVLLLENLRFHAEEEAGDLAFAKELASLGDIYVNDAFGTAHRAHASTTIIAQFFPTEKCFGLLLAKEIESLNKVLKNSEKPVTAVLGGSKVSSKITVIENILDKVDHMIIGGGMTFTFVKALGGKIGDSICEDDKQELALEILRLAKEKGVQIHIPVDVIAADDFSNTANTQVVDVREIPDGWQGLDAGPKSLANFEKVIMESKTILWNGPLGVFEMETFAKGTIALGNYIAASTANGAFSLVGGGDSVAAVKQFGLEEKMSYVSTGGGAMLEMLEGRTLPGIAAILD, from the coding sequence ATGAAAACTTTGAACAACTTTGATTTTAAAAATAAAAAAGCAATAATCCGTGTTGATTTTAATGTCCCTTTGGATGAGAATTTTAACGTAACTGATGCAACTCGTATAGAAGCCGCAAAACCAACCATTGATGCTATTCTTGCTCAAGGTGGAAGTGTGATTTTAATGTCGCATTTGGGACGGCCAAAAGGAGTAGAAGAGAAGTATTCTTTGAAACACATTTTGAAAACAACTTCAGAAGTGCTTGGCGTGCCAGTTCAGTTTGCTTCAAACTGTGTTGGTCAAGAAGCGGCAACGGCTGCAGCAAATTTAAAATCGGGTGAAGTTTTGTTGTTAGAGAATCTGCGTTTCCATGCCGAAGAAGAAGCGGGTGATCTTGCTTTTGCAAAAGAATTAGCTTCATTGGGCGACATTTATGTAAATGATGCTTTTGGAACAGCACACAGAGCGCATGCTTCGACTACCATTATTGCACAGTTTTTTCCAACGGAGAAATGTTTCGGATTGTTGTTGGCTAAAGAAATTGAAAGCTTAAATAAAGTATTAAAAAATAGCGAGAAACCGGTAACGGCAGTTCTTGGCGGTTCAAAGGTGTCTTCGAAAATTACGGTTATCGAAAACATTTTGGACAAAGTAGACCACATGATCATCGGTGGCGGAATGACCTTTACGTTCGTGAAAGCTTTGGGCGGAAAAATTGGGGATTCTATTTGTGAAGATGACAAACAGGAATTAGCTCTCGAGATTTTAAGATTGGCCAAAGAAAAAGGGGTTCAAATTCATATTCCGGTTGATGTTATTGCAGCAGACGATTTTTCGAATACTGCGAACACACAAGTTGTAGATGTAAGAGAAATTCCTGATGGATGGCAAGGTTTGGACGCAGGTCCTAAATCATTGGCTAATTTTGAGAAAGTGATTATGGAGTCTAAAACAATTCTTTGGAACGGGCCATTGGGTGTTTTTGAAATGGAAACTTTTGCCAAAGGGACCATTGCCCTAGGGAACTATATTGCTGCTTCTACAGCAAATGGAGCTTTTTCTCTTGTAGGCGGAGGAGACTCGGTTGCGGCAGTGAAGCAATTTGGTCTGGAGGAAAAAATGAGTTATGTTTCTACTGGTGGAGGCGCTATGTTAGAAATGTTAGAAGGTAGAACTTTGCCAGGTATTGCTGCGATATTGGACTAA